Below is a genomic region from Gasterosteus aculeatus chromosome 2, fGasAcu3.hap1.1, whole genome shotgun sequence.
GACGTTTGTACTGGAATGGAATAAACCCAGTGTAATTTGGTACCACTGAGGCCTTTAGCTCAAGGTTCCTTGTGTATAGAATATGTATAAAATGTTTTCAGCCTGATGTTTAAACTGTAATTTCACTAGACCAAATCATGTGACTAGAATAGAGCTTGTCTGGCCAATTGTGACGCCTTTGCGCTCAGATATTCGGTTCCGGTCAATGAGCTTCCTTTTCTACTTTTCTCAAACAGTtttatatttagctttttttcatgttgcaATAATACAGAgttttgttttaacaaaagttCTTTGCTGAGAGAACAGTTATTTTATTCCGTCACTGCTGATTAGTCTCCTTCCAGTCAAGGAAACAACTGAGCAAAGCACATTTTTTAAGATGGTACACTAGTGCCtttgaagaggaggatgaatcctattgctttcttttttaggttttctttttttaccggATCATTTGATGTATAGGTAGAGTTTGTGATGGGATATGTAGCTTTCTGTGAATGGGCAGATGTTTAGAAGTTTCTGCCTTGTGCCATATTGATCTAAATATGTGCCTTTAAATGTACCCAAATTAACTTGTTTGATTAAACTCAGGTCTGTCTTGGGATAGCAACTCGGTGGCTTTGTTCCTTGActacattcctcctcctcttttttttccacctcattGGGGACAAAGGTCAACTCCTTCCCCCTACTACAAAAACTCAACCATCCTAAGCTTTCTCTGCACAGCACTTGGGGTGACAAGATGGCAAACATGTTCCCAGACTCATGTAAGTACTGTGTGCTTCAGTTGTCTATTTTTGATTATAACTCTTGACGTCTGGAAGAGTTTGTTCATGCGTTTAACTCTTCTGACAACAGTTGAAGGACAGGAATCTCGCATTCTCCGGGACCTGAATGAACCCCTTGTTGACCACGCAGAGGGCCAACTCTTCTTGAACGATGCCTTTAAAATTATTATGGAGGAGGTGCTCTGCAAGGGAACAGACATCAAGCAAAAGGTTTCGTGGTGTCTAAAATCACATCGGTGTGCGGTTTACAGGGAGTACTCAGCAGAATGCATAACTCCTGGGTTCTTCTGGCAGGTGTGTGAGTGGAAAGAGCCGGAGGagctctctctgctgctggatcTGGAGCTGAGGGCAACGGGGGAGCCACGAGAACGGCTCCTGCAGAGGGTTAAAGATGTTGCTAAGTACAGCATCAAGACAAGTAAGGCTGCATCCACCGTACACTGGGCTTGCTTGTGACTGTGTACACCGGAAGAAGATGATACGTATGTGATGCGTATTGGTAAACTCATCGATATACAAGAAGTAAAATGCTGACTTTAACTACACCACAGCTGTTAGTGTAGACAGCAAAACAAATAACGCTTGACATTCGTTATCCATGTTGAAATGAGTCGCTGGTAGCTAGCCCCGGCTAGTTCCCCTGTAAGCAATCAGGTGACCGGATTGGACGAATCGGGGACGTTTACGTCATGACTGCTAAGAACCAATCAAGTAGCGAACGTGGGCATGGACCGCCCATTCCCGATCCGCACCTTTACGCACTCACGGACTGTGAGGCGCGCTCCCGCTGACGCCGATTAGTTCTGTCCCATTGTCAGTTCGCTGGGTGTTTGGGGGCTTTCAGGCAGACATTGTGAGCCCTTTATGGTCCCGTAAGTTAGCAATGGATAAAAGCAATGGATGCTGATTTAGCCTAAGGGAATTATCCACAAGTCATTGCGATGTGACCATAAAGACGGGTAAACAAAGATGTGTACATGcatttaaatgtatacattcattcattcatcttttcatgaaatataattttgacaaaaaaacgtaaaacacttttaaaattgCCTCATTTTGTTAGGAAAGAGCCGGAAAGATGTTCAATTCACACAGAATAAACAGACTGTCACACTCAACCACTTACCAGGTGTCTTCCGTTTAGTccctgagggttcagggtttaCGGTGGAGATTGGGATTGGGCCGACGTGATCATTTCTAAATGTTTCCCGTTTCCGAATCGTCCACTCCAAACATTCATCCCTGCGTTACAAACTGATCGGTCTTCGGTGCTCAAACGCCGGCGTAATGTGGACGCTTATGAAAACATAGGTACTCAACGTAGGTGTGTGGGTTTAGCCGTAGACACTTTGTACTGCAGATCGACAATGTGATACATTGATAAGTGACTATGACCTTCATGATAAGATGGCTGTGGTTTCTCTTCAGGTCACCCACGTTTCTTTAATCAGCTGTTTGCAGGAGTGGACTATCATGCGCTTGCTGGCCGATTCCTCACTGAGGCGCTCAACACTAACCTGTAAGAATCAACGCATCACTTGGCTTAATATTGAATGTGGGTGCTGAAACTATCAACGAGTCTAATCAAATAAAAGAGACATATGCAGAAAGAGTACACTTTTATTTTGGGACAAAGGATCTTTGTCAGAACATTCACTTGCAGTAAGAAAGACTTgagtaagaaaaaaagattggatTTAAAGTACTCATGACATCCAAAGGGCCTGCAGACAGAAACAGATTCCTTGGATGCACTAAATTACTTCCTgcttctggtgtgtgtgtttgcttgtgattATATAATGCAGAATATATAATGCAGtagtaaataataaaacataccATTTGTGTGTCAATGGCAGCTTCACCTATGAGGTGGCCCCAGTGTTTGTGCTGATGGAGAATGAGGTTCTGAGAGGAATGCGGCAGCTGGTTGGCTGGACAGAAGGTGACGGTATTTTCTGTCCAGGGGGTTCTGTCTCCAATATGTACGCCATGAACCTCGCACGTTACCAACTGTTACCAGACGTCAAACGCCAGGGGCTGTTTGGTCTCCCAAGATTAAACGTCTTTACATCTTCAGAGGTGAGGAACGGTCATCACACCGTGTCTGTGGGGTTGCCGACGTGTCGGATGTTTATTGATGACCGCACTGTAGTTTATAGGAGGATAATcaagaaattattattttgtttttagagCCATTACTCTGTGAAGAAAGCGGCTGCCTTTCTTGGAATTGGGACGGACAATGTCATCTTCGTCAAAGTGGATGATgggtaatgtgtttttttaaaagaccaattttttttcttctattttttaaatatatccaTTGATCTACTATACTGAAGTGTTTTAAACGGTGTAATCAAAGAACTATTGGCTATTTCACTATACAGTGGAcgatatgtgtgtgtatctctaATTTCCATCTCCTATCCACAAAGTTGAATTTCAACCTGCATGCACATTTCTCAGCCCATCGTTATTAACAGCCATGTTGAGGGAAACCAGCTAGCTTGCTTCAATTACTGCTTGTACCATAATCTGCAAACCGCTGGCTCAGCGAAACAACATGTTTTGAGCTGTAAGCAATATAAATGCTCCCTAATCCATGATGGTTATTCATAAATCTATGCTCAATGATAATTGTTACTAGCAGCCCTCTTCATTCTGAATCTTGTGATTATTTACTGTCAAAATACTGACTTCTCCATGTTCACTTTAGAGGCCGTATGGATCCAGTCGACCTGGATGAAAAGATAAAACTTGCAAAATCTCAGGTAAATTCACTGAAGTTAAGTAACTAATGACGTGTTTCACGGCCACTTGTGTTGGATGTGATCATCCAGTTGTCGCATAAGACTCAGAAAGAAAGCAGTGCATGAACGGTTTGTTCATGATCGTCTTGTCTCCCAGGGTGCAGTGCCATTCCTGGTAAGCTGCACATGTGGAACCACGGTGCGAGGTGCGTTTGACCCACTGGACCTCATAGCGGATGTCTGTGAGAAGCACAAGCTCTGGATGCACGTGGACGTGAGTCATCCACTCAAAGATGAATATGTTCATATGTGTGTTGAAtttaagaacacacacagtcctgttttgttgtttgtttcaggCGGCCTGGGGAGGGAGCGTGCTCTTTTCCAAGCAACACGCACATCTGATGAAAGGGGTTAACAGGTATATGCATGACAAATGATTGTTCCATAATGAGGAAGGCAACATTTTGCCTGTACATGATAAGACCTAGACAGTTGGGTATGTGTCTGTGATCAGAGCAAATTCAGTAGCCTGGAATCCACACAAGATGCTGGCCACCGGCCTCCAGTGTTCTGCCCTGCTACTACAGGATACCATGGTTCGAGGCGCCAGCATTATCTGACACTCAAAATAAAGgtctatgtttaaaaaaaaatctctgatAATCAATCATTCTGCTTGTCCTCAGAACTTGCTGAGGAATTGCCACAGTGCCAACGCCACATACCTCTTCCAGCAAGATAAATTCTATGATGTGAAGTTTGATGTTGGAGATAAGTCGGTGCAGTGCAGCCGCAAGGTTGACTGCCTGAAATTCTGGTTGATGTGGAAAGCGGTCGGCTCCAATGGCTTTGCTGATCGCGTGGACAAAGCTTTTAGCCATGCAGGGTAGGCATGCAGCTGTAGCACAACACGAGCCCATAAACTCAAACCAATGTCACCCATACGAGGCATAAGCTAGTTTAAAAGCATATACCTTTTTTCGGGTTGTCAACGTAAACACATTAATCTGTGCGATTAATGTGACCtcgattaatgcaacaaaatatttcaacGTAGTTGACgttcgtttgtttacttccaaagtaaaccggaagttgaccgcaGAAACGAAACGGCCTGTCAAGTTAGATCAAGATGGAGAGCTTTTTGctttagtaaaacaaacagtggtgcgacatacagcagagaactgtgcagaggaattactccacctgtcaaacagaagggggatgagtgtcaaacggaccacttaaacaCCGCTATGCTtggctagctgctatgctacttccatcccaacatctaacgttaccctgcgcggcacacagtctgcagaggaccaccactgtgtccctaaaagacggtgGTTTGAAAAAGTTTTGGCTAAAtttggggagattgttggcacttcaaacacagccgttaagttgagagcaaagtgcacaaggacagcaggaagagttgctagtGCAACATGTTCGACCCATTGGAATTCTGCCtctaaaatgatcaaatgtgtgtatttttgtgtttaaaatgacattaacaaTGAAAGAACCGTGTcttaaatacacactttctgaaGTGATTACttcattcattataaacaacaacgacattcattaatcgccattaatcgagatgtttttcactttgcataacaaatacaaataaggATAACTTACCATTGAGTTACAATACAAGccagcagaaaatgaaaaagcatcATAACATATATCCTGCAGATATCTGGTCGATCaaatgaagaaaagagaggggttttgtcttttgcagGAGGTAAGCAAATATCTCAACAATACTGAGAGTAAGTTGTTTTGTCCTTGAAAAATGTCACgcgcctgtgtttgtttgtctccatgGACAGCCAGAGTTTGTGAATATCTGCTTCTGGTTCATACCACCAAGTTtgagggggaaggaaggaaacgCAGATTACCAGGACAGGCTGGCTAAAGtaagtattatttatttatttatttatatatatatatatatatatatatatatatatatatatatatatatatatatatgtatatatatggaCCTCTTTGTTTTCAGCTGCACACACTCAAATTCTTTGCATCCATTTATAATCTGCATGCTTGGTACTAAATGCTGTTAAGTGTGTgtcctcctttttttatttcttgataAAAGGTAGCTCCAGTCATCAAGGAGCGCATGATGAAGCAAGGCACTATGATGGTGGGCTACCAACCTTTGGGAAACAAGGTCAACTTTTTCCGCCTGGTTGTTTTCTCTCCGGTGCTTTCCCAGAAAGACATGGACTTCGTCATTGATGAAATTGAAAGACTGGGAAATGATCTGTGAACGAAACCCTAACCTACAAGATCTGGATCCTTATCTAGAATGCAATAGTTACTCAAATTGTATAAAGCATTCAAACTGTATTCAACTTGTAGGATTTGATCGATGTAACACAGCTGTGACGATATAAGGAGAGGTACTTTATCCAGAAATCTGGTTCATGAAACAAAGAATGTATGAATAAACAAAGACAGGGTCATTTAGCTTCATAAATGTCAAGAATAAAATTATCAGGACTTAATTTGAGCTGAATTCAACTTATTTGTGGACTTTGTTGTAAAAGTGTTTTGAaactttaaaacttttttggAAAACCTTTATTCTATAGTTTTTTTTGCCTGCAAGTAccaattatttatgttttgatgATGATCagtaaaaaatattaataaaagaatatatagatatatagatatttaaacACTGACCAGCCACTTGATTAGGTACACCCGTTCAATTGCTTGTTATCACATGGCCGcaactcaatgcatttaggTACATATACGTGGTCAAGACAACTTGCTCAAGTTCAAACCGAGCATCAGAACGGTCTGATAACATAACAACAGCTGCAACATTCAAATGTAAGGGTCTGAATTTGGTGTAAATAACATAAAAGCTTTGAGGCATCCTGCCCTGTATCAACGACTcgggatggtggtggtggtgtgatgGCGTGGGGGATATTTTCTCTGCACACTTTGGGCCACTTAGTACCAATTGAGCGTCGTTCAAATGCTGCAGAGTATTGttgctgaccatgtccatccctttatgaccACCGTCTTCTGTAaagctacttccagcaggataatgcaccatgtcacaaagctcacaTCATCTTACactggtttcttgaacatgacaatgggTTCGCTGTACTCCAATGGCTTCCACAGTCACCACATGGCACGAAGAATTAAAGCAGTTCTGAAGGCCAAAGTTCTTATCATTGtgagcactgtcgcctcacagcaagaaggtcatGTGCTCGATTCCACCCAGCAGCCTTTCTGTGAGGAGTCTGCATGTCGTCCGTGTGCCTGCCTGGGTTTCCTCTgtgtactccggcttcctcccacataacaaagacatgctctgggtgCTCGATCATAAGGGTCACGACCAAGAAACTCATGTCAGTAACCGTTAGCAACTAATTTATGTTGCAACcttgaaaataaagtaatactttgaactttgttgttttatgttGTCTGTGTGACACAGCAATGTAACAAGACATGGACAAGGGCATCTGAGAAGAGCTTCTTTTTAGTCCATCTTCTGAGAAAATGTAGTTTCACCGCTGCACACAgacgtcactaacatgcgtcTCCCGTCGCATCTTAACTACTAAAAACGCCGGCATGGTGTGATAActtaaaatgtagaaaaacatgcgttttaaaagaaaatgtagttgtgCGAGTGTACCCTTAGACCTTGCGCGACAGTAACTTATCAATATATCACATTATGACTTTCATGATAAGATTGCTCTGGTTTCTTTTAAGTCACCCATGTTTCTTTAATCAGTTTGCAGGAGTGGACTATCATGCGCTTGCTGGCCGATTCCTCACTGAGGCTCTCAACACTAACCTGTAAGAAACAACGCGATGTACAACTAAAGAATATCAACTCATCATTATTGTGGATGGAAAAGTTGTTGTTATACAAACAATGCCATACAGAAGATAATGCAACTAGGCTTTGGAGGAAGGGCTACATTTACCTGACAGAAAAATGTTACTGGTAAAATTGCAGATTCATAATGTACTCACAAAATATATCATAACAATAAAATGCACAATAATTCATTAAACTATCCAGGATCACATTAGAATCTAAATAACAAATGTCTCTCTTTCAGTCTTAACTTGAATACTCAGGATAATCATTGGTCCACTTGGCTTAATTTTAAATATGGGTGCTGAAACTATCAACAGGTCTAAACAAATAAGAGAAATATCTGCACCCTCGGATGTGAGGAAGAGGACACTTAATTTGAgcttttgtggaaaaaaaactttattagaGCATTCACTTGTATGCGGGCGGGGGAGATTTAATGACACCGGACACAACGCTTTATTTAATGAGGGGTCTTTATTTCTTGAATACTTTCAAGGAGAGAGCAGTATTAGAAATCAACTAAGTGCATATTGTCAGTACACAAATGGGTTCACtggtaaagaaaacaaacaataccaCACAGTTAACTCTGAAAGCCAAACCATGAATGAAAGATAACAGAATACATAATATTCACGATGGTCTCAAAATGCCGATCCATGCCGATGATGaggtgtgttgttgtttcctgAGCTGAGGCATCTTGGTAAGGACACATCCCTGACATTTTTTGACCCATTGTTCGACCTTTTCATACATTCCCACTCAGAAACACCTCCCTCTCAGAAGACTTTGTGTTCTTTTCACTCCTTGATGCCCCATCTGATCATGCACACTCTCAAGGACTGGTTCTCTCAAACAGTTGGGTAACAGGAGCTGGTGACATTCACCCACATGAACACCGATCATCGCCCACTTAAGGGCAAACAGTTGCAAGTTTCATACTACTGTAGTTATTGTACCTAATCCCAAACTACTGGGATCTGTCTCAACAAGTGAAGGGAAGAGAGAAATCTGTGTAACCTAACAAAGGGGGACTGGTGAGATTCTCTTTCAACAGCTCAAAAGCTTCCTGACACTGCACTTCATAAACTTCCAAACAGCTGTTTAGACCTGGATGAACTGTTGTTTCTGAGGCATGCATCAACCACGTTGTGTAGTGGGCCTGTCAAATTAGAGAACCCCTTTATGACCCTGCCATAAAAACTACAGAAGCCCAAGAGTGATCTTAAGTCCTTTACGATGTTGGGAACTTTCCACAGTTGCACTTCAGCTATCTTCTCTGGGTTGGTCCTAATGCCCTCGGCTGATATCTGGTGACAAGGAAACATACGTGACACTTCTCTACCTTGACTTTGAGCCCTGTCTCCTTCAGCGTCTGTagaacccccccttccccttccgTGATGGTCTTCAACAGATTGTGAATACACCAAGATATCATCCAAATACAAGCATGATTTTCAGAACCAAGTCACTCATCGTTACCTGCATTAGTCCCTGAAATGTTGCTACCCCATTATACACTTCGAAAGGCCACATGAGAGTACTCGTGCAACCCAAACAGTTTTCTGACAGGAGCCAGTAAGTAAAAAAAGGTTGGATCCACAGTACTCAAGATATTCAAAGGGCCTGCAGACACAGATTCCTTGGATTCATAGGACTAAGTACAATGCTTGAGGAAATGTACTAAATTACTCTCTGCTTCTGATGTCTGTTTGCTTGTGGTTGtaacatgcaaaataaatgcaatagtAACAAATAATGCCGTGTGAAATAAAACTATTGACTCTATTTCTGTGTCAATGGCAGCTTCACCTATGAGGTGGCCCCAAGTGTTTGTGCTCATGGAGACTGAGGTTCTGAGAGCAATGCGGCAGCTGGTTGGCTGGTCAGAAGATGACGGTATTTTAATATCTCCAATATGTACGCCGTGAACCTTTTACCAGACGTCAAACGCTAGGGGATGTTTGGTCTCCGAAGATTAAACGCCTTTACATCTTCAGAGGTGAGGAACAGGTATCACACAGTGTCTGTGGAGTTGGTGACGTGTCAGATGTTTATTGTGTGACCGCACTGTAATTTGCGTGTTCTCTTCAAGGCTGGTATGGACAGGCGAAGGACATTTAGGAAAAAGTAAAGAGCATGGATTATATTGCCAATCGGGCAGACAACACAACTgacatatataaaatacatattatatCACACAGAATATTATTGGATATATACTGTATTATATTAAACTGAATTGCCTGTGCGGGTGACAAAGATGTTGGgttgaatattaaatatttaactgcaaaacaATATTGAAATACCTTGCATTGTTTTACATTAAATCAACTTGGGATTTTTGCTGAAATCGATTTGATGGCCCTATGAAAATTTTCCACTGCAAACAATATGTaatatttaacaacaacaaGGGTTGATATTCATTAT
It encodes:
- the LOC120829724 gene encoding cysteine sulfinic acid decarboxylase, whose protein sequence is MANMFPDSFEGQESRILRDLNEPLVDHAEGQLFLNDAFKIIMEEVLCKGTDIKQKVCEWKEPEELSLLLDLELRATGEPRERLLQRVKDVAKYSIKTSHPRFFNQLFAGVDYHALAGRFLTEALNTNLFTYEVAPVFVLMENEVLRGMRQLVGWTEGDGIFCPGGSVSNMYAMNLARYQLLPDVKRQGLFGLPRLNVFTSSESHYSVKKAAAFLGIGTDNVIFVKVDDGGRMDPVDLDEKIKLAKSQGAVPFLVSCTCGTTVRGAFDPLDLIADVCEKHKLWMHVDAAWGGSVLFSKQHAHLMKGVNRANSVAWNPHKMLATGLQCSALLLQDTMNLLRNCHSANATYLFQQDKFYDVKFDVGDKSVQCSRKVDCLKFWLMWKAVGSNGFADRVDKAFSHAGYLVDQMKKREGFCLLQEPEFVNICFWFIPPSLRGKEGNADYQDRLAKVAPVIKERMMKQGTMMVGYQPLGNKVNFFRLVVFSPVLSQKDMDFVIDEIERLGNDL